The Cervus elaphus chromosome 32, mCerEla1.1, whole genome shotgun sequence genome window below encodes:
- the LOC122688026 gene encoding AP-2 complex subunit mu-like, with protein sequence MTSEILDFGYPQNSETGALKTFITQQGIKSQHQTKEEQSQITSQVTGQIGWRREGIKYRRNELFLDVLESVNLLMSPQGQVLSAHVSGRVVMKSYLSGMPECKFGMNDKIVIEKQGKGTADETSKSGKQSIAIDDCTFHQCVRLSKFDSERSISFIPPDGEFELMRYRTTKDIILPFRVIPLVREVGRTKLEVKVVIKSNFKPSLLAQKIEVRIPTPLNTSGVQVICMKGKAKYKASENAIVWKIKRMAGMKESQISAEIELLPTNDKKKWARPPISMNFEVPFAPSGLKVRYLKVFEPKLNYSDHDVIKWVRYIGRSGIYETRC encoded by the coding sequence ATGACATCGGAGATCCTAGATTTTGGCTACCCACAGAACTCGGAGACAGGTGCACTGAAAACCTTCATCACCCAACAGGGCATCAAGAGCCAGCATCAGACAAAAGAAGAGCAGTCTCAGATCACCAGCCAGGTGACCGGGCAGATTGGCTGGCGGCGGGAGGGCATCAAGTATCGCCGGAATGAGCTCTTCCTGGATGTGCTGGAGAGTGTGAACCTCCTCATGTCCCCGCAAGGGCAGGTCCTAAGCGCCCATGTGTCAGGCCGGGTGGTGATGAAGAGCTATCTGAGTGGCATGCCTGAGTGCAAGTTTGGAATGAATGACAAGATCGTCATTGAGAAGCAAGGCAAAGGCACAGCTGATGAAACAAGCAAGAGCGGGAAGCAATCAATTGCCATTGATGACTGCACCTTCCACCAGTGTGTGCGACTCAGCAAGTTTGATTCTGAACGCAGCATCAGCTTTATCCCACCAGATGGAGAATTTGAACTCATGAGGTATCGCACCACCAAGGACATCATCCTTCCTTTTCGCGTGATCCCACTAGTTCGGGAAGTGGGACGCACCAAGCTGGAGGTCAAGGTGGTCATTAAGTCTAACTTCAAACCCTCACTACTGGCTCAGAAGATTGAGGTGCGGATCCCAACCCCACTGAACACTAGCGGGGTGCAGGTAATCTGCATGAAGGGGAAGGCCAAGTATAAGGCCAGCGAGAACGCCATCGTGTGGAAGATCAAGCGCATGGCAGGCATGAAGGAATCCCAAATCAGCGCTGAGATTGAGCTGCTGCCCACCAACGACAAGAAGAAATGGGCTCGACCCCCCATTTCAATGAACTTTGAGGTGCCATTCGCACCTTCTGGCCTCAAGGTGCGCTACTTGAAGGTGTTTGAACCGAAGCTGAACTACAGCGACCACGATGTCATCAAATGGGTGCGCTACATTGGCCGCAGCGGCATTTATGAGACCCGCTGCTAG